The Eublepharis macularius isolate TG4126 chromosome 8, MPM_Emac_v1.0, whole genome shotgun sequence genome contains a region encoding:
- the LOC129334536 gene encoding putative nuclease HARBI1 — MSAVRALALALLHIIFIYIQRSIDACNSYWMRVVRRRRMLRKSLALRCIPPPLWRTRRTAMNRARFLAVAGIRVPRRYWIYPRSRDWWDNFVTAIWDDQLWIENFRMTRETFNELVHSIGHRLSRQRTRLRNPISVEMRVAIALWYLANCSTYRQCMNQFGVGISTVAGIVLEVCLAIELELLSRVVCLGPDVARIMSGFQKLGFPHCIGAVDGTHVAICKFKGRGREYINRKKFNSILIQGTVDHTGRFIDAEVGWSGRNHDAFVFVNSAICTAMDAGVFVPGNPSLTIEGVTVPPLIISDAAYPMRRWLMKPFNRPHTPAEAYFDRCLTRARTIVERCFGRLKGRWRCLRSQLMVAEENVTCIATACVVLHNICELKGHGIPEDDSPVRPVEVDEESLELPVGDRRHREEGKLVRDALARHMFRNREI, encoded by the exons ATGTCTGCGGTCCGAGCATTGGCACTGGCCTTGCTTCACATCATCTTTATCTATATTCAGCGATCGATCGATGCCTGCAACAGTTACTGGATGCGAGTGGTTAGAAGAAGGAGAATGCTTAGGAAATCACTTGCACTGAGGTGCATACCTCCGCCTTTATGGAGAACAaggagaacagcaatgaacagagcACGTTTTCTCGCTGTAGCCGGAATCAGAGTCCCCCGTCGCTACTGGATTTATCCCCGTAGCAGGGACTGGTGGGACAATTTCGTCACTGCCATATGGGATGACCAGCTGTGGATTGAAAATTTTCGTATGACCAGGGAGACTTTCAATGAATTGGTTCATTCCATAGGGCACCGTCTTTCCCGTCAGCGCACCAGACTTCGCAATCCAATCTCTGTGGAGATGAGAGTCGCCATAGCACTTTGGTATCTTGCCAACTGTTCGACTTACCGTCAATGCATGAACCAATTCGGAGTGGGTATTTCAACAGTGGCAGGAATCGTCTTGGAGGTCTGCTTGGCGATAGAATTGGAGCTACTCAGTAGAGTCGTGTGCCTTGGACCTGATGTGGCGAGG ATTATGTCTGGATTTCAGAAACTTGGCTTTCCTCATTGCATTGGTGCAGTTGATGGCACCcatgttgccatttgcaaatttaaAGGCCGTGGACGGGAGTACATCAACCGCAAGAAATTCAATTCCATTCTCATCCAGGGCACGGTGGACCATACTGGAAGATTCATtgatgcagaggttggctggagtGGGCGGAACCATGACGCCTTTGTTTTTGTGAATTCTGCAATTTGTACGGCAATGGATGCGGGGGTGTTTGTGCCAGGCAACCCCAGTCTTACAATAGAGGGTGTAACCGTGCCACCACTCATCATATCTGATGCAGCCTACCCCATGAGAAGGTGGCTGATGAAGCCCTTCAATAGGCCCCACACTCCCGCAGAAGCATACTTTGACCGCTGCCTCACCAGAGCTAGGACCATAGTGGAAAGATGTTTCGGACGTTTGAAGGGGCGCTGGAGGTGTTTGAGGTCACAGCTTATGGTTGCGGAGGAGAATGTGACCTGCATAGCTACCGCGTGTGTGGTGCTACATAACATTTGTGAATTGAAAGGTCATGGCATTCCAGAGGATGATTCTCCCGTGAGGCCTGTGGAGGTGGATGAGGAATCTCTTGAACTCCCTGTGGGAGACAGAAGGCACCGGGAGGAGGGGAAGTTGGTGCGCGATGCCCTTGCACGCCACATGTTTCGAAACAGAGAAATCTAA
- the LOC129334884 gene encoding uncharacterized protein LOC129334884 has product MISRRHGNVWEVEEVSLLLRVVRRSGHASRLMASTQSSNRGIYRFLSRVLRSRGFHRTANQCRSKFQKLKSDFISSMEALQCIPRSSRRIRVHNAMMLIWKAAGRPRCQERPHDEIICERAVKIEETSSEDDENSETVAVESSSAAESDAQAYAPLGVTTEDPAKINTAAFPQASERERTDDSGSHRLETEETVIVISSGNSHEEATDDMTAPETIMPGDVSPQLSTSGNFLCGSHVPSRAALKIVGLHEILQE; this is encoded by the exons ATGATTTCCCGGCGTCATGGAAATGTCTGGGAAGTGGAGGAGGTATCTCTTCTTCTGAGGGTTGTTCGGAGGAGTGGGCATGCATCTCGGTTAATGGCCAGCACGCAATCAAGCAACCGCGGCATCTATCGATTTCTTTCAAGAGTGCTACGCAGTCGCGGATTTCATCGAACGGCCAACCAGTGTCGAAGCAAATTCCAAAAACTGAAGTCCGATTTCATTTCATCAATGGAGGCACTGCAATGCATTCCTAGAAGCAGTCGTAGAATTAGGGTGCACAACGCGATGATGCTAATCTGGAAGGCGGCAGGGAGGCCTCGATGTCAAGAAAGACCTCATGATG AGATTATCTGTGAAAGAGCAGTCAAGATTGAAGAAACTTCATCTGAGGATGATGAGAATTCAGAAACTGTTGCAGTGGAATCATCAAGTGCAGCAGAATCTGATGCGCAAGCCTATGCACCTCTTGGAGTGACAACTGAAGACCCAGCAAAGATCAATACAGCAGCATTTCCTCAAG cttcagagagagaaagaacagatgaCAGTGGATCTCATCGCCTAGAAACTGAAGAAACCGTAATCGTTATATCTTCCGGCAATAGTCACGAAGAAGCAACTGATGACATGACTGCTCCTGAAACCATAATGCCCGGAGATGTATCTCCACAACTGAGTACCTCAGGTAATTTTTTGTGTGGTTCACACGTGCCATCAAGAGCTGCTCTGAAAATTGTGGGATTGCATGAGATTCTGCAGGAATGA